From the Leptospira inadai serovar Lyme str. 10 genome, the window TTTGCGAATTGATTCACGACTTTTTGGACTTCGCCCACCGGTTGCGCGCACCAATCGGCAACATCCTCCACGGTAATGTTCAACACGACTTCCTTAAAGTCCGTATGAGTGTGCATTTTTTCGTAAAGCATCAGGAATACGTCGGCGACCTTGCCCGTAATATCATCTAATAATAATATAAGAAGGCGTCGTTTTGCATCGTAAATACGGACCGAAAAAATCGTGAGAATCTTGAGCGCCAGAGTCGGGTTTTTGGTTAAAAGCAATTCGAAGTTAGCTCTGTTAAAGTTCAAAACCTTCACGTCGGAAATGGCGATCGCCGTCGCGCTACGAGGCTGTTCTTCCAATATTGCCATTTCGCCGAAGATATCTCCCTGTTCGAGTATATCCAAGGTTTTGATGGAAGTCCCGACGGTTTTAGTGATTTTCACTTTCCCTGTTTGAATCAGGTAGAAATCGTTTCCGGGTTCGTTTTCGCAAAAAATAATTTGGTTCGGATCGTACGTCTTTCCGAACTTGGAAAACATGGATTCAAGCATCAGATCCATTAAGCGCTAAGCTCCTTGGCCTTTTGCCGGGCTTTTTGTGAGAGACTGTCCCTCTCGGGAGGGAGTAGAGCGACTTTGCCGAAGAGCATACCGGCTCTCTGGCGATCGCCTTGTAGTTCCGCTATTTCCGCCAAATGAAACAAGGATTCTTTGACGGATTCGCCGGAGGGATGTTTTTTAATGTACGTAGAAAACGTGTTACTTGCGGTTTCCAAGTTACTCAGCTTGAGAAAGCAAACTCCCATTTGGAAAAGAGCGTTATCCACGAGTTTTTTCTCGCTATCATATTTAAAATCGTTTCGACCGGTCAAATCTTTGAAAATTCCGACCGCTTCTTCGAATTTGCCGACGTTCAAGAAAGTATGAGCCCTATTATAAAGCGAAGTGATCGAATTATCCACTCCCGATCCCACGCTGGATTTCTCGGTAGCCGGTTTCATAATATTCTGCAAGTTTTCCTGAGTCATTCGGGGCGAGGCTCCGGCGTCATATACGAGCGGCGGCATGTTGATCGGGTAGGGGTTTCCTTTCCTTGCCAAATCCAGGAGTTCGGTCGCCCTGCCTGCGTAAGCTCCGTTCGAGTAATGCTCCAAATATTTTGAAAATGCATAGGCGGCGTGTTCGTAATTCGTATTTTTATAAAATACTTCCCCGACGTTCATTAGCTCGAAGGCGGGATTCCGCGTTTCGGCCTGACCTAGAATTTCTCTCAATTTCTTATGAACCAGGCGTAATTGGCTGGAGAACACCTTCATCATTTTTAGAATGAGGTGAGTTTTTTCCGAAACAAAGATTTCGAACTCGTGGAGCTTGAATACCAATACGGTCGCTCCGCCCACGACCTGCGCCGTCTCTTCCCTCGGGTATTTTCCCAAGGCCGATTTGACTCCGAAGAATTCGCCGAGTCTTACGTCTTCTTTCACTTCATAACCGGTATCGATTGCAGTGTACGTAAGTACGACTCGACCGTTCCTCAGGACGTAGATATCCTCAGACCGATCTTTCTCGAAATAAATTATGGAGCCGCCTTTATAATTCCGGATTATGGGCCCAGCCAAAACCGTTACCTTCCACTCTAAATCTCACCCGATGGGAAAAAATGCCAAATCCTTTTTGTAACCAAGGGCGCGAGTGACCGATTCTACCAACCCTAGGGGATCTCCTGCAAGGTATTTATCGGTTCCCGCGATCCTTATTTCGCGTCCAAGAATTCCAGTTTCGTCGAAAAATTCTTTCAAAGTTAGATCACCATATGCCGGTTTTCCATCATTGATAACTAATCGTATCGAGTCCAAGTCAGCAGAGCAGAGCGCTTCGTAGGCGTCTTCCTTTTCTGAAGAAAGCACCAGGATATCCGCAATTTTTCCTTCTTCTAAACTTCCCAAATCCTTAGAGATTCGGAATGCTTTTGCCGGATTGGACGTAACCATCTGGAAAATCATCTTTGCATCCAGATCTTCTCCGTATTCTTTCCTAAAAAATGATCTCGCATTTTTAATTTCATCTAGGATGTTCAAGGAGCCGGATAAGGGGGAATCCGTACCGAGGCTGACATTGATCCCGGCCTCTAAAATAGCGCGAATTGCGGTCGTTTTTCCGAATATATACAGGTTCGATTCGGGGCACCAGACGAAATGCGCTTTCGCTTTTGCTATGGATCGTATGTCCGCTTCGTCGAAGGCGATTCCATGCACTAATACGCTGTGCTCTCCCAAACCGCCGAGAGACTCCAGGATTTGGACCGAATTTTCGGATTCTTCGTCGAATCCTTCGGCTATATGGGTTATGAACGGCAAATCCGCTTTTTTGGCTCTTTCGTATTCGATTGCGGGACCGTCACCCCATCCTAGAGAATAGGAACAAATACTGTGAGCAAGAGTATATCGATTCAGGATGCGAAGCGGGACTCGATCGACAAAAGGTTCCTGGACGAAATGCGGAATATGATCTTGGACAGAGGTAACTCCGCTAATTAAATTTTTATAAGATCCTAAAAAGTATAATTGCTCGGGCTCTAATTGTTGGCGTTCGGCAAAGACGACGGAGGACTTGAGATCGTTGTCCCAAGGAAGCCAGTTCGGATAAGGACGATTGGTTCCTACCTTCGGAAGATAGGAACCGAGTAGGTGGTCGTGAGCGTTGATTAATCCAGGATATACGAACATCCCTCCGAGATTCAGGCGAATCGGAAGATTATCGGAAGGTCTTCCTTTACGGATGGACGCAATTCTCCCGTCCTTTACGCGGATCGTCGCGTTTTCCAGGATTCCTGCGGGAGTCACGGCTCTTGCATTAATAATTTCCCATTCCATCAGGTTCTATTTATTTCCCGTCGTAAGACTCGTTTTTAGTTCTTTACCGGCTGACGAAAGGGATCGGGTCGAGAGCTTTCGCTCCTTGATTGATCTGAAAATACAGTCCCCTCCCTTCTTCCAATTCGCCGACGGTTGCGCCTTTTTTTACGCTTTCTCCTTCCTTAACGCCGACAGAACGCAAATTCGCATAGATCGTGGAATACCCGCCGCTATGCTCTAAAATAATATATTTCCTATAGCCGTCCATTTGGTCCACCACAACAACCTTTCCCTCGGAGACTGTCCGTACTTCCTTATGTCTTCCTGCTTTGAATAGAACTCCCTTATTCGGATAATAACTTACTTTTGAAAAAGGAAGCGCTACCGGCGGAAGCCTTTCCAACGGCTTTCGGAATTTCGGTCGAGTCGATGCCGTTCCGAGCCCTATCGGTTCTCCTTTTGGAGCTGAATTCTTTGACGGATTCGGAGGCAATCTTAAGACTTCTCCTTTTCGTAATCCGTCGGATTCTTTCTTGCCATTCCATTCTAGGAGAAGGCGCCAATCGATTCCGTGCTTTTTGGCGATGGAAAATGCCGTTTCCTTGAATTGGACGGTGTGGGATCCCGAGGGTGAGCGGGTACCGCCTTCGGAAGCTTGCGAGAGTAAAAATAGAATTCCGGCCGTCAATGAAAACAGAATCGGACGGATTCGGAAACATTCCCGCATACTTTTGGTATCGGCAAATCCGCGGCATAGAAAAAGAAAAGGGAGCCTCAGACGGCTCCCTTTTCGAGGAAAAATCCCGAAAGATCCGGATTAATCTTCGTCTTTCGAGTGCGGCTTGTATTTCTTCATCAGCTCTTCCGCAACGTTCCGTGGCACCGGTGCATAGCGGGAGAATTCCATCGAGAATTCCGCCTTACCCTGGGTGGAGGAACGGATGACGGTCGAGTATCCGAACATATCCGCTAAGGGAACTTCGGCTTCCACTTTGCAGTAGCTGTCTTGTTCCGTAGTGTTTAGGATCATCCCTCTTCTTTGGTTCAAAGAAGCAAGGATGGCTCCTTGGAATTCCGCCGGTCCATCCACTTCCACTCTCATAATCGGTTCGAGGATTTGAGGGCTTGCTTTTGAG encodes:
- a CDS encoding LIC_10271 family cell wall hydrolase, producing MRECFRIRPILFSLTAGILFLLSQASEGGTRSPSGSHTVQFKETAFSIAKKHGIDWRLLLEWNGKKESDGLRKGEVLRLPPNPSKNSAPKGEPIGLGTASTRPKFRKPLERLPPVALPFSKVSYYPNKGVLFKAGRHKEVRTVSEGKVVVVDQMDGYRKYIILEHSGGYSTIYANLRSVGVKEGESVKKGATVGELEEGRGLYFQINQGAKALDPIPFVSR
- a CDS encoding Crp/Fnr family transcriptional regulator produces the protein MDLMLESMFSKFGKTYDPNQIIFCENEPGNDFYLIQTGKVKITKTVGTSIKTLDILEQGDIFGEMAILEEQPRSATAIAISDVKVLNFNRANFELLLTKNPTLALKILTIFSVRIYDAKRRLLILLLDDITGKVADVFLMLYEKMHTHTDFKEVVLNITVEDVADWCAQPVGEVQKVVNQFAKSGKIEIYSDKIVIHNINDFQRIVSQKRKPS
- a CDS encoding cyclic nucleotide-binding domain-containing protein, translating into MAGPIIRNYKGGSIIYFEKDRSEDIYVLRNGRVVLTYTAIDTGYEVKEDVRLGEFFGVKSALGKYPREETAQVVGGATVLVFKLHEFEIFVSEKTHLILKMMKVFSSQLRLVHKKLREILGQAETRNPAFELMNVGEVFYKNTNYEHAAYAFSKYLEHYSNGAYAGRATELLDLARKGNPYPINMPPLVYDAGASPRMTQENLQNIMKPATEKSSVGSGVDNSITSLYNRAHTFLNVGKFEEAVGIFKDLTGRNDFKYDSEKKLVDNALFQMGVCFLKLSNLETASNTFSTYIKKHPSGESVKESLFHLAEIAELQGDRQRAGMLFGKVALLPPERDSLSQKARQKAKELSA
- a CDS encoding amidohydrolase family protein, producing the protein MEWEIINARAVTPAGILENATIRVKDGRIASIRKGRPSDNLPIRLNLGGMFVYPGLINAHDHLLGSYLPKVGTNRPYPNWLPWDNDLKSSVVFAERQQLEPEQLYFLGSYKNLISGVTSVQDHIPHFVQEPFVDRVPLRILNRYTLAHSICSYSLGWGDGPAIEYERAKKADLPFITHIAEGFDEESENSVQILESLGGLGEHSVLVHGIAFDEADIRSIAKAKAHFVWCPESNLYIFGKTTAIRAILEAGINVSLGTDSPLSGSLNILDEIKNARSFFRKEYGEDLDAKMIFQMVTSNPAKAFRISKDLGSLEEGKIADILVLSSEKEDAYEALCSADLDSIRLVINDGKPAYGDLTLKEFFDETGILGREIRIAGTDKYLAGDPLGLVESVTRALGYKKDLAFFPIG